A single window of Nicotiana tomentosiformis chromosome 1, ASM39032v3, whole genome shotgun sequence DNA harbors:
- the LOC104095011 gene encoding protein RGF1 INDUCIBLE TRANSCRIPTION FACTOR 1 gives MNMLEYTQLPQWLIALLTEKFFNACIIHEDAKKNEKNVFCLDCCECICPHCLTPHRSHRLLQIRRYVYHDVIRLCDAEKLLDCAFVQSYTSNSAKVVFLNHRPKTRPCRGSSNTCIICERGLQDPYLFCSISCKVEHILKTEGKLSKYIYKCDYMTLSEPGLDDGQMTPDTILEPVDSGSSCSGGAVLCTATTEVVRKKRSTLSSFRSAFQPACGPGSEMSVSMMNRRKGTPQRSPLY, from the exons ATGAACATG TTGGAATATACACAACTTCCTCAGTGGCTTATTGCACTGTTAACAGAGAAATTCTTCAACGCTTGCATAATTCACGAAGATGCTAAGAAGAATGAAAAGAATGTCTTCTGTTTGGACTGTTGTGAGTGTATTTGCCCTCACTGTTTGACCCCTCACCGTTCTCACCGCCTTTTGCAG ATTAGGAGGTATGTGTATCATGATGTTATTAGGCTTTGTGATGCTGAGAAATTGTTGGACTGTGCTTTTGTTCAA TCTTACACTTCAAATAGTGCAAAAGTGGTATTTTTAAACCATAGGCCAAAAACAAGGCCTTGTAGAGGCTCAAGTAACACCTGCATCATATGTGAAAGAGGACTTCAGGACCCATATCTCTTTTGTTCCATCTCCTGCAAG GTTGAACACATACTGAAAACTGAGGGCAAACTTTCCAAGTATATCTACAAGTGTGATTACATGACCCTGTCTGAACCGGGTTTGGACGATGGTCAAATGACCCCTGACACCATTCTTGAACCAGTTGATTCAGGTTCGAGTTGCAGCGGTGGAGCTGTCCTATGTACGGCGACAACAGAGGTTGTAAGGAAGAAACGCAGCACCCTGTCGTCTTTCCGGTCCGCGTTTCAGCCTGCTTGTGGACCGGGTTCGGAGATGTCGGTTTCTATGATGAACCGGAGGAAGGGTACGCCTCAGCGGTCTCCGCTTTACTAA